A region of Desulfolithobacter dissulfuricans DNA encodes the following proteins:
- the proX gene encoding glycine betaine/L-proline ABC transporter substrate-binding protein ProX yields the protein MQRFKQAVAAAALGLVLFAGPAMASDKPGEGKTVQPARATWNTGFFQEALVRRGLQELGYKVKKPKDLQNAIFYKSVALGDVDYWTNGWFPNHESQLPKNFYDKADKYGYVVKAGGLQGYLVSKKDVEKYNIQSLDDFKRDEVRKAFDKNGDGKADLTACPPGWGCENVIAHHMKVYDLEEYINPVKAAYEAGMAATLAAYKSGEPVFFYTWAPNWTIFKLKPGKDVMWINVPRIIPKESQKVAEDRMTVSGIEGAVSDPIKLGFVVSDIRIVANKQFIKDNPAARRFFEVFTLPLRDINEQNTRMYEGEKSQKDIERHVDEWIAKNSDKWNSWLAAARAAAK from the coding sequence ATGCAACGATTCAAACAGGCAGTTGCGGCAGCAGCCCTGGGCCTGGTGCTGTTCGCAGGGCCGGCCATGGCATCGGATAAGCCAGGTGAAGGCAAGACAGTGCAGCCTGCCCGTGCTACATGGAACACGGGTTTTTTTCAGGAGGCCCTTGTTCGCCGCGGTCTGCAAGAGTTGGGCTATAAGGTAAAGAAGCCAAAAGATCTGCAGAATGCCATATTTTACAAATCTGTGGCACTTGGAGATGTCGACTACTGGACCAATGGTTGGTTTCCTAACCATGAAAGTCAGTTGCCTAAAAATTTTTATGACAAGGCAGATAAGTATGGCTATGTCGTCAAGGCTGGAGGTTTGCAGGGGTATCTGGTTTCCAAAAAGGATGTAGAAAAATATAATATCCAGTCGCTGGATGATTTTAAACGAGACGAGGTGAGAAAAGCCTTTGATAAAAACGGCGACGGCAAGGCAGACCTGACCGCCTGCCCCCCTGGTTGGGGCTGTGAAAATGTTATTGCCCATCACATGAAAGTATATGACCTGGAGGAGTATATCAATCCCGTCAAGGCTGCGTACGAGGCCGGCATGGCGGCAACACTTGCCGCTTACAAAAGCGGCGAACCTGTTTTTTTCTATACCTGGGCACCGAACTGGACCATTTTCAAACTCAAGCCAGGCAAGGACGTGATGTGGATCAATGTCCCAAGGATTATCCCCAAGGAATCACAAAAAGTGGCTGAAGACAGAATGACTGTCTCAGGCATTGAGGGAGCTGTCAGTGATCCGATAAAACTCGGATTTGTTGTGTCGGATATTCGGATTGTGGCAAACAAGCAGTTTATAAAGGATAATCCTGCAGCTCGCAGATTTTTTGAAGTTTTTACCCTGCCTCTTCGCGATATTAATGAACAAAATACCAGAATGTACGAAGGTGAAAAATCACAAAAAGACATCGAGCGTCATGTGGATGAATGGATAGCCAAAAACAGTGATAAATGGAATTCCTGGCTCGCGGCAGCTCGTGCTGCGGCTAAATAA
- a CDS encoding tetratricopeptide repeat protein, translating to MKIQNMLLAGLMLVVLSGCVGVDVGSNLKGYRYLSSGDYDGGAERFRQIVQEKPDSAQANYFLGRFLLAQKKAAEALPYFEKAVQLLPDRVEYRFWLGVTLGELGRSDQERAQYEQTLALDENYVPAYIYLGHNLLKSRKYEEALVSYTRALELAPTSQTALYNRALIMHILDRTPEEKIAWLIYLKRYPSGALALRATDHLNRLGDFSYRNYQLGARRITLRKIYFRPFTAELRRNSFSSLDLVGEIVRNLEKPTLQIVVYQKNNIELARARAISIKKYLLEKFPELLGRVRISWFDVEETFTVKGEKVRTGESVRFFLTR from the coding sequence GTGAAGATCCAAAATATGTTGCTTGCAGGCCTGATGCTGGTGGTGCTGTCAGGTTGTGTCGGGGTGGATGTCGGCAGTAATCTCAAGGGGTATCGGTACCTCTCTTCAGGGGATTACGATGGCGGAGCCGAACGTTTCCGGCAGATTGTCCAGGAAAAACCCGATTCGGCCCAGGCCAATTATTTTCTTGGACGATTCCTGCTGGCGCAGAAAAAGGCCGCCGAAGCCCTGCCTTATTTCGAAAAAGCTGTCCAGCTGCTTCCGGATAGGGTGGAATACCGGTTCTGGCTCGGGGTCACCCTCGGCGAGCTTGGCCGAAGCGACCAGGAAAGGGCCCAGTATGAACAGACCCTGGCCCTTGATGAAAACTATGTGCCAGCTTATATATATCTCGGGCACAACCTCCTGAAAAGCAGGAAGTACGAGGAGGCCCTTGTCAGCTACACCAGGGCTCTGGAACTGGCTCCGACCAGCCAGACCGCTCTCTATAACCGGGCGCTTATCATGCATATCCTGGACAGGACGCCCGAAGAAAAGATTGCCTGGCTGATCTATCTCAAGCGGTATCCTTCCGGCGCCCTGGCCCTGCGGGCCACCGACCACCTGAATCGACTCGGTGATTTTTCCTATCGCAATTACCAGCTCGGCGCCCGGCGGATCACCCTGCGAAAGATTTATTTTCGACCCTTTACCGCCGAGTTACGCCGTAATTCCTTTTCCTCTCTGGACCTGGTGGGCGAGATCGTCCGCAACCTGGAAAAACCCACCCTGCAGATCGTTGTCTACCAGAAAAACAACATAGAGCTGGCCCGGGCCCGGGCGATAAGCATCAAGAAATATCTGCTGGAAAAGTTTCCCGAGCTTCTCGGACGGGTAAGGATCAGCTGGTTTGATGTGGAGGAGACCTTTACCGTCAAAGGGGAAAAGGTCCGTACAGGTGAGTCTGTACGGTTTTTTCTGACCCGGTAG
- a CDS encoding ArsR/SmtB family transcription factor, whose translation MNTKHAKQRSGGDRCACRCIHQDRIDAAREKSLGENMLHQMVQLFKAMGDPSRLKILWALQYGEMCVCDLAALLGISESAVSHQLRQLRHLHLVANRREGPILYYRLDDNHVNQLMAVALAHVQE comes from the coding sequence ATGAACACGAAACATGCCAAACAGAGGAGTGGCGGCGACCGGTGTGCGTGCCGCTGCATCCACCAGGACCGGATCGACGCGGCCAGGGAAAAGAGCCTGGGAGAGAATATGCTCCACCAGATGGTGCAGCTTTTCAAGGCCATGGGGGATCCGAGCCGGCTGAAGATCCTCTGGGCCCTGCAATACGGGGAAATGTGTGTCTGTGATCTGGCCGCGCTGCTGGGAATCAGCGAATCTGCGGTCAGTCATCAGCTCCGTCAGCTCCGTCATCTGCATTTGGTGGCCAATCGGCGTGAGGGACCCATTCTGTACTACCGCCTTGACGACAACCATGTGAATCAGCTCATGGCTGTGGCCCTCGCCCATGTACAGGAGTAG
- a CDS encoding DUF1566 domain-containing protein: MRHVAGTGQTRCYDSEGRETGCNGTGQDGELRPGEKWPDPRFHLMGETVLDNLTGLVWSRDANPGVFPLTWQEAIDRITELNREGFAGYSDWRLPNRRELRSLMSYQAKKPALPDKHPFTNVYLSWYWTSTTAVINPAYAWWVHLEGARMFYGSKSQYAFFWPVHGPGNNLLPATGQQHCYDSEGSITSCHNSGQDGEYQAGNAWPVPRFSTVKDAVLDRLTGLTWTRQANLCKAPVTWQEALRTVNDLNRSGFAGRHTWHLPSINELESLVDAGNHSPALPPDHPFTELQEGYWTATTSFFETDWAWVLYLHKGACGVSHKSRPLFHVWPVADT; this comes from the coding sequence ATGCGTCATGTTGCCGGAACAGGACAGACTCGCTGCTATGACAGTGAAGGCAGGGAGACTGGGTGTAACGGGACGGGTCAGGATGGCGAACTGCGCCCTGGCGAAAAATGGCCGGATCCCCGTTTCCATCTCATGGGAGAGACGGTCCTGGACAATCTTACCGGACTTGTCTGGAGCCGTGACGCAAATCCCGGCGTTTTCCCCCTCACCTGGCAGGAAGCCATTGATCGGATCACAGAGCTGAACCGGGAAGGCTTTGCAGGATACAGTGACTGGCGGCTGCCCAACCGCCGGGAGCTACGCAGCCTGATGTCATACCAGGCAAAAAAGCCTGCCCTGCCCGACAAACATCCGTTCACCAATGTCTACCTGTCCTGGTACTGGACATCAACAACAGCGGTCATCAACCCGGCCTATGCCTGGTGGGTGCATCTCGAAGGCGCGAGAATGTTTTATGGCAGCAAGTCTCAGTACGCCTTCTTCTGGCCGGTCCACGGCCCTGGAAACAATCTTCTCCCGGCCACCGGACAGCAACACTGCTACGATAGTGAGGGATCAATCACCTCTTGCCATAATTCGGGACAGGACGGGGAATACCAGGCAGGTAATGCATGGCCGGTACCCAGGTTCAGTACGGTGAAAGACGCGGTGCTCGACAGATTGACAGGGCTTACCTGGACGCGGCAGGCCAATCTCTGCAAAGCACCTGTTACCTGGCAGGAGGCCCTGCGAACAGTCAACGACCTGAACAGATCCGGATTTGCAGGACGGCATACCTGGCACCTGCCAAGCATTAATGAACTGGAGTCCCTGGTTGATGCGGGCAACCACTCCCCGGCACTGCCGCCTGATCATCCCTTTACCGAGTTGCAGGAAGGATACTGGACAGCAACCACAAGTTTCTTTGAGACAGACTGGGCCTGGGTCCTGTACCTGCACAAAGGCGCCTGTGGTGTCAGCCACAAGAGCAGGCCCCTGTTTCACGTCTGGCCTGTGGCTGATACCTAG
- a CDS encoding tetratricopeptide repeat protein: MEHERRDRENRRIEELLRRLPQREVPDDLTRNIMARIREENPGLLERLRRFFTGSFAITVQPARVALAGAGLAAAFYLGILTGTGPGDSGLKLPEVTTLSSEASYYIGRGLITAGHPEEALAYLSRAALLNPDQPEYGLWQAVAWQAAGKPEREREQYHRLVNRHPDFLPALVNLGHNQLETGDLDGALESYQQVLAMVPDERDALYNIGLVYRLKGDLEKERQAWKQYLARHRSGKNSYRAVQHLNELGDFSYRTAQLGYRRVIINQDALLGSDPAVREREVSWLAGQFSKVPATTLNLVVFDARGREPAMQQARILKEQLARYLQDNKQVRISWFGQPESVRTGKMEAVLKQGVLVFSQPEKKSKSKERRI; this comes from the coding sequence ATGGAACACGAGAGACGAGACAGGGAGAATAGACGGATCGAAGAGCTGCTGCGCCGCCTGCCGCAGCGCGAGGTACCAGACGATCTGACCCGAAATATCATGGCCCGGATCAGGGAAGAGAACCCCGGTCTCCTGGAACGACTGCGTCGGTTCTTCACCGGCTCCTTTGCCATCACCGTCCAGCCGGCCCGGGTTGCCCTGGCCGGGGCTGGCCTGGCCGCAGCTTTTTATCTTGGCATCCTGACAGGAACCGGACCTGGCGATTCGGGGCTCAAACTGCCCGAAGTCACTACTCTGAGCAGTGAGGCAAGCTACTATATCGGCCGGGGCCTGATCACCGCCGGCCATCCCGAAGAAGCCCTTGCCTACCTGAGCCGGGCCGCACTGCTCAATCCTGACCAGCCGGAGTATGGATTATGGCAGGCCGTGGCCTGGCAGGCCGCAGGCAAGCCCGAGCGTGAGCGTGAACAGTATCACCGACTGGTTAACAGGCACCCGGATTTTCTCCCGGCCCTGGTCAATCTGGGGCATAACCAGCTGGAAACAGGCGATCTGGATGGAGCCCTGGAGAGTTATCAGCAGGTTCTGGCCATGGTCCCGGATGAACGGGATGCCCTGTATAATATCGGTCTGGTGTACCGCCTCAAAGGTGACCTGGAGAAGGAGCGGCAGGCATGGAAACAGTATCTGGCCCGCCACCGGAGCGGAAAAAACAGCTACCGGGCTGTGCAGCATCTCAATGAACTGGGCGATTTCAGTTATCGGACCGCCCAGCTGGGTTACCGGCGGGTTATTATCAATCAGGATGCGCTGCTGGGCAGTGATCCTGCGGTCAGGGAACGGGAAGTCTCCTGGCTGGCCGGGCAGTTTTCCAAGGTGCCGGCAACGACCTTGAACCTGGTGGTCTTTGATGCCCGGGGCAGGGAGCCGGCCATGCAACAGGCAAGAATACTGAAAGAACAGCTGGCCAGATATCTGCAGGACAACAAACAGGTCCGCATCAGCTGGTTTGGTCAGCCGGAGTCTGTACGTACGGGCAAGATGGAAGCAGTGCTGAAACAGGGTGTCCTTGTGTTCAGCCAACCTGAAAAGAAAAGCAAGTCAAAGGAGCGTCGGATATGA
- a CDS encoding ZIP family metal transporter: MTSWFLHLSAVQQALLATCFTWFVTALGAALVFFFRRISRRVMDGMLGCAAGVMIAASFWSLLAPSIAMVEEAGGISWLPPLVGFLSGGFFLWAVDKVLPHLHPGFPISEAEGVKTGWHRSILLVLAITLHNIPEGLAVGVAFGAVGAGHPSASLGGALALALGIGIQNFPEGAAVAVPLRREGMSRLKSFWYGQLSGAVEPMAGLVGAAAVLLMRPLLPYALAFAAGAMIYVVAEELIPESQAEKHSDVATMGVMIGFAIMMTLDVALG, encoded by the coding sequence ATGACTTCCTGGTTTCTCCATCTTTCCGCAGTCCAGCAAGCTCTGCTGGCCACCTGTTTCACCTGGTTTGTCACCGCCCTCGGCGCGGCCCTGGTCTTTTTTTTCAGGCGGATCAGCCGCCGGGTCATGGATGGCATGCTCGGCTGTGCCGCCGGCGTAATGATAGCTGCTTCGTTCTGGTCTCTGCTGGCCCCGTCCATCGCCATGGTCGAAGAAGCCGGGGGTATCAGCTGGCTGCCACCGCTGGTCGGCTTTCTCTCCGGCGGTTTTTTTCTCTGGGCCGTGGACAAGGTACTGCCCCATCTTCACCCCGGTTTTCCCATCAGTGAAGCCGAAGGTGTAAAAACCGGCTGGCATCGTTCCATCCTGCTGGTACTGGCCATCACCCTGCATAACATTCCCGAAGGACTGGCGGTGGGGGTCGCTTTCGGCGCCGTAGGCGCGGGACACCCATCGGCATCCCTGGGCGGGGCCCTGGCCCTGGCCCTGGGGATCGGCATCCAGAACTTTCCAGAGGGAGCCGCGGTGGCTGTTCCCCTGCGACGGGAAGGGATGTCGAGACTGAAAAGTTTCTGGTATGGCCAGCTTTCCGGAGCGGTCGAGCCGATGGCCGGTCTTGTGGGAGCAGCGGCCGTCCTGCTCATGCGGCCGCTGCTGCCTTATGCCCTGGCCTTTGCCGCCGGAGCCATGATCTATGTGGTTGCCGAGGAGTTGATCCCGGAATCCCAGGCGGAAAAACATTCCGATGTGGCAACCATGGGTGTGATGATCGGCTTTGCCATCATGATGACCCTGGATGTGGCACTGGGGTAG
- a CDS encoding RNA polymerase sigma factor → MEISDDVIVQEVLDGNRERYRLLVTRYQRQIYNLMYRYCRNDEDAADLTQEAFVRAFTRLHQYRTGQRFFSWLYSLAVNLARDWYRKSRKRQTLRSELLTNSDPLDTGSAQQEKMEQDQEIEQLVQALDLLPDKTREIVILRYLHELPIKEVAKIFGLGESAVKMRLSRAMQQLRNIMQEDGRYGTRETRQGE, encoded by the coding sequence ATGGAAATATCAGATGACGTGATAGTTCAGGAGGTCCTGGACGGAAACAGGGAACGGTACCGGCTCCTGGTGACACGGTACCAGCGGCAGATATACAATCTGATGTACCGCTACTGCCGTAACGACGAGGATGCCGCAGATTTGACCCAGGAGGCCTTTGTCAGGGCCTTCACCAGGCTCCATCAGTACCGTACCGGGCAGCGTTTTTTTTCCTGGCTCTACAGCCTGGCTGTCAACCTGGCCCGGGACTGGTACAGGAAAAGCCGGAAACGGCAGACCCTGCGGAGCGAACTGCTGACAAACAGCGATCCTCTAGATACCGGTTCTGCCCAACAGGAAAAAATGGAGCAGGATCAGGAGATAGAGCAGCTGGTACAGGCTCTGGACCTTCTGCCGGACAAGACCCGGGAAATCGTAATTCTGCGCTATCTCCACGAGTTGCCCATAAAGGAAGTGGCGAAGATCTTTGGTCTTGGCGAGAGCGCGGTGAAAATGAGGCTTTCCCGGGCCATGCAGCAGTTGAGAAATATCATGCAGGAAGATGGACGATATGGAACACGAGAGACGAGACAGGGAGAATAG
- a CDS encoding MarR family winged helix-turn-helix transcriptional regulator, whose translation MNVRHQRMQNITKQLRVVFRAVQAHSKTVERQCGLSSAKLWMMWELFASPGLKVSELAKALTIHPSTCSNMLDQLEDKGFVRRDRSKIDQRAVHLYLTEEGAKVLAKAPRPAQGTLSDALEHLSDDNLIHLEEGLNKLIDAMKVKDEKAGLVPIPGE comes from the coding sequence ATGAATGTCCGCCATCAACGTATGCAAAATATAACCAAGCAGTTACGGGTTGTATTCCGGGCTGTCCAGGCCCACTCAAAGACTGTGGAGCGTCAGTGCGGATTGAGCAGTGCTAAATTGTGGATGATGTGGGAACTCTTTGCCTCCCCCGGGTTGAAAGTTTCGGAACTCGCCAAGGCGTTGACCATCCATCCTTCAACCTGCAGTAATATGCTTGATCAGTTGGAAGATAAAGGCTTTGTCCGTCGGGACAGGAGCAAAATCGATCAACGTGCGGTGCACCTGTATCTCACCGAAGAGGGAGCCAAGGTACTTGCCAAAGCACCCCGACCGGCCCAGGGAACCCTTTCTGATGCGCTTGAGCATCTCAGTGATGATAATTTAATTCATCTTGAAGAGGGTTTAAATAAGCTCATCGATGCGATGAAAGTTAAAGATGAGAAAGCCGGTTTGGTTCCCATTCCCGGAGAATGA
- the proV gene encoding glycine betaine/L-proline ABC transporter ATP-binding protein ProV, with translation MGKIIVENLYKIFGEHPGKGLELLQQGQDKQSILDKTGLTVGVQDANFVVNSGEIFVVMGLSGSGKSTLVRMLNRLIEPTTGKVLVDGRDVVKMKHEDLVKFRLEKMSMVFQSFALMPHLTVLENVAFGLNLAKFDKVRQRERAMEALDQVGLAGWEESFPDQLSGGMQQRVGLARALAVDPDILLMDEAFSALDPLIRTEMQDELLKLQRRQQRTIVFISHDLDEALRIGDRIAIMEGGRIVQVGTPEEILRNPANDYVRAFFRGVDPTGVISVGEIVRDTQLTIIKSRVGSLRAAHELLSSQDRAHGYVLDSDRRFLGLVTAEKLKELLESGAADSPVDQGFITGIATARLDDSMQDILPEVASCTWPIPVVDEQGIYRGVVSKNRFLRTLHRAEQAEGAHC, from the coding sequence ATGGGGAAAATCATCGTTGAAAACCTTTATAAAATTTTTGGAGAACATCCGGGTAAGGGCCTGGAACTGCTCCAGCAGGGTCAGGACAAGCAAAGCATATTGGACAAAACCGGTTTGACCGTTGGTGTGCAGGATGCCAACTTTGTGGTGAACAGCGGTGAGATTTTTGTGGTTATGGGTCTTTCAGGATCCGGAAAATCAACCTTGGTGCGCATGTTGAACCGGCTCATTGAACCGACCACCGGTAAAGTCCTGGTAGATGGCAGAGACGTGGTCAAGATGAAGCATGAAGATCTGGTCAAGTTCAGGCTGGAAAAGATGAGTATGGTCTTTCAGTCGTTTGCCCTTATGCCGCATCTCACGGTGCTTGAAAATGTTGCCTTTGGTCTGAATCTCGCAAAATTTGACAAGGTGAGGCAGAGGGAACGAGCCATGGAAGCTCTCGATCAGGTTGGACTTGCCGGTTGGGAGGAATCCTTTCCTGACCAACTCAGCGGTGGCATGCAACAGCGTGTAGGGTTGGCTCGTGCTCTGGCAGTTGATCCGGATATTCTGCTTATGGATGAGGCCTTTTCCGCTCTCGATCCGCTTATCCGGACCGAAATGCAGGATGAATTGCTAAAGCTCCAGAGGCGCCAACAGCGAACCATTGTCTTTATCTCCCATGATCTGGATGAGGCGCTGCGCATTGGTGATAGAATTGCCATTATGGAAGGCGGGAGAATAGTCCAGGTCGGAACTCCGGAAGAGATTTTGCGGAATCCGGCCAATGACTATGTCCGGGCTTTTTTCCGTGGGGTTGACCCAACAGGTGTCATTTCGGTGGGAGAAATTGTCCGTGATACCCAGCTGACGATTATTAAATCCCGTGTTGGGAGCCTGCGGGCCGCCCATGAGTTGTTGAGCAGTCAGGATAGGGCACACGGGTATGTACTTGACTCCGATCGGAGGTTTCTTGGATTGGTGACTGCGGAAAAGCTGAAGGAACTTTTGGAATCCGGGGCAGCAGACAGCCCTGTTGACCAAGGTTTTATCACCGGGATAGCAACCGCGCGGCTTGATGATTCAATGCAGGACATTTTACCCGAAGTGGCCTCTTGTACCTGGCCGATACCCGTAGTCGATGAGCAGGGGATTTACAGGGGGGTGGTCTCAAAAAACAGATTCCTTCGGACTCTTCATCGTGCCGAGCAGGCTGAAGGGGCGCATTGTTAA
- a CDS encoding ABC transporter permease, producing the protein MFEEQVIPLDRWVSQSVDWLVENCRDFFQAIKWPVEQSLNGFDAGLNALHPVIVIAVCTFVAYRFAGRKLACFTAVTMVIIGLLGLWSDTMTTLAMVLVSVVFCALVGIPLGICAGQSDRFDAALRPLLDAMQTTPAFVYLVPIVMLFSVGNVAGVLATIVFALPPIIRLTSLGIRQVHPELVEAAQAFGATRWQVLSKVQIPLAMPTIMAGLNQTIMMALSMVVIAALIGAGGLGSPVILGLNTLDIGLAVTGGLGIVLIAIILDRITQAMVRKK; encoded by the coding sequence ATGTTTGAAGAGCAAGTTATCCCTCTTGACAGATGGGTTTCGCAGTCGGTGGACTGGTTGGTGGAAAATTGCAGAGATTTTTTTCAGGCCATCAAATGGCCGGTAGAACAATCCCTTAATGGTTTTGATGCAGGTCTTAACGCCCTCCATCCTGTGATCGTGATTGCGGTTTGCACTTTTGTGGCCTATCGATTCGCCGGCAGGAAGCTGGCCTGCTTTACGGCTGTCACCATGGTGATAATCGGATTACTGGGTCTTTGGTCAGATACCATGACCACTCTGGCCATGGTTCTGGTTTCTGTCGTTTTCTGTGCTCTGGTTGGTATTCCCCTTGGTATATGTGCCGGACAGAGTGACCGGTTCGATGCCGCTCTGCGCCCCCTGCTTGATGCCATGCAGACTACCCCGGCCTTCGTTTATCTGGTTCCCATTGTCATGCTGTTCTCTGTCGGGAATGTGGCTGGAGTACTGGCTACCATTGTTTTTGCGTTACCGCCCATTATTCGTTTGACCAGTCTCGGAATTCGGCAGGTTCATCCCGAACTGGTTGAAGCAGCCCAGGCCTTTGGCGCCACGCGCTGGCAGGTTCTCAGCAAGGTCCAGATCCCGTTGGCCATGCCTACCATCATGGCAGGTTTGAATCAGACAATTATGATGGCTTTATCCATGGTGGTTATTGCCGCTCTCATTGGAGCAGGTGGGCTCGGGTCTCCGGTTATCCTGGGGCTTAACACGCTTGACATTGGTCTGGCCGTGACCGGTGGACTTGGTATTGTCCTGATAGCCATTATCCTGGATCGGATTACGCAGGCAATGGTCCGGAAGAAGTGA
- a CDS encoding SO_0444 family Cu/Zn efflux transporter: MQILPVFITDLFQASWGMLQDASIYILFGLLVGGLLRVFLSPAYVAAHLGSGRFVSVFKAALLGIPIPLCSCGVLPAAASLKKQGANNGAVTAFLISTPESGVDSISITWALLDPVMTVARPVAAFFSAFLAGIVENFFNPPKAKAAMQPDLSCTIDNCCDGIDCPPEEHRNHHSFLEKLTAGTRFAVTDLWGDLAGWFFVGIILAAIVTVLVPDDTISHYMGGGIGSMLLMLGFGIPLYICATASTPIAAALILKGVSPGAALVFLLVGPATNITSLSVLFGILGKRATAFYLLSIAVVSVLCGLGVDAIYFALGISATAVVGQAGTLLPAWLETGAALFLLLISIRPLGRRLVALFSREKDACGCSDTSCGVSHTHSHSHVHCHDHDSGCECGDDYPGKLVQLRTDHFKPDQPH; this comes from the coding sequence ATGCAGATCCTGCCTGTCTTTATCACCGATCTGTTCCAAGCCTCCTGGGGGATGCTCCAGGATGCCTCGATCTATATCCTCTTCGGCCTGCTGGTAGGTGGGCTTCTACGAGTTTTTCTTTCTCCGGCCTACGTGGCCGCACACCTGGGCAGTGGCCGGTTTGTCTCTGTTTTCAAGGCGGCTCTGCTGGGCATTCCCATTCCTCTTTGTTCCTGCGGTGTTCTTCCGGCCGCCGCCTCGCTTAAAAAGCAGGGGGCCAATAACGGGGCGGTAACCGCCTTTCTTATCTCCACTCCGGAGTCCGGAGTGGATTCCATCTCCATTACCTGGGCCCTGCTTGATCCTGTCATGACCGTTGCCAGGCCGGTGGCAGCCTTTTTTTCTGCTTTTTTGGCCGGCATTGTAGAGAATTTTTTCAATCCTCCCAAAGCGAAGGCAGCCATGCAACCCGATCTCAGCTGCACCATTGACAACTGTTGCGACGGGATTGACTGTCCTCCTGAAGAGCACCGGAATCACCACAGCTTTCTCGAAAAACTCACCGCTGGTACCCGTTTTGCAGTTACGGATCTCTGGGGTGACCTGGCAGGATGGTTTTTTGTCGGAATCATCCTGGCCGCCATCGTTACCGTTCTGGTGCCGGATGATACCATCAGTCATTATATGGGCGGAGGCATCGGTTCCATGCTCCTGATGCTCGGCTTTGGTATTCCTCTCTACATCTGCGCCACCGCCTCCACTCCCATTGCAGCGGCTCTTATTCTCAAGGGGGTCAGTCCGGGGGCAGCTCTGGTGTTTCTTCTGGTGGGACCGGCCACCAACATAACCTCCCTTTCGGTCCTGTTCGGTATTCTCGGCAAACGGGCCACGGCGTTCTATCTGCTCTCCATTGCAGTGGTCAGTGTGCTTTGCGGTCTTGGTGTTGACGCGATCTATTTCGCCCTGGGAATATCCGCCACCGCGGTGGTCGGGCAGGCCGGGACCCTGCTGCCCGCATGGCTGGAGACAGGCGCGGCGCTTTTTCTGCTACTCATCTCCATTCGTCCCCTTGGCAGGAGGCTTGTTGCCCTTTTTTCCAGGGAGAAAGACGCGTGTGGCTGCAGTGATACGAGTTGTGGTGTGTCCCATACCCACTCTCACTCCCATGTCCATTGCCACGACCATGACAGTGGGTGTGAGTGCGGCGATGATTATCCTGGAAAGCTGGTGCAGCTCCGGACGGACCACTTCAAGCCCGACCAACCGCATTGA